The sequence CTGGGGGAGATCGATCTGGCCGTTCTCATTGAACGCAATCGGGCCATACAGGCTGTCGAACTTCACTTTCGAGAGTGCGTTCCGCACCTTCTCCGGGTCGATCGTGCCTGCCATTTCGACGGCCTGTACCAAAGCTTCCACGTCGGCGACGCCGGAGGCGGCATGATAATCCGGGTCATATCCGAACTTCGCCTTGTAGACGGCGGCAAACTGCGCGGCATCGCCGAACCAGCGGTCCTTCAGGTCTGTCGAAGGCAGCCAGGCCGTCATGCCAAAAGCGTAATCGGCATCCTTGCCCAACGCCTTGCGGAAATCCTCGCTCGGAACGCCAACCGTGAAGGAATACATCTTCGGCGCGACCGCAAGGCTCTTCGCCTGCCGCACGAAATTCAGGATCTCGGTTTCGTGGCCGGCGACCAGCACCGCATCGATGTTCTTGCTCCTGATCTGCGACAAGAGAGAACTGAAATCCGTAGCGTTTGTGCTGTAGCGCTCATCCATGACTAACGTCAGACCTGCTTTTTTCAATTTCGGCCGAGTACCCTCCGCCACCGAAACGTCGAAAGCGTCGTCCGCATATAGCAGCGCGACGGATTTAGGCGCGGGATCAAGTCCCTTCAAGATCTCTACTGTCGAACCAAAATAGTTGCTGGCCGGTGCAAGCGTTCCAAAGATGTACTTGAACTTGCGCGAGAAGATCTGGTCAGACGCACCGCCGCCCTGGACCATTGGAATCTTGTATTTCTCGGACACTGCGGAATCCGCTATTGCGAAATTGCTGGCGAATGGTCCCAGCAGAAAATCGACCTTGTCCTGAGAAACTAACTGAGTGTACTGGCGCACGCTGAGGTTCACGTCAGACTGATTGTCGTAAAGCTTGAGCGTGAGTTTGTGCGCTTCATTGCCGACCTTGACGCCGCCGAGGGCATTAATTCGATCGATCGCAAGTTGATAGGCGTCTCGATAGTAGCGGCCCGTGTTGGCCACGGGCCCCGTCAGCTG is a genomic window of Bradyrhizobium sp. CB1717 containing:
- a CDS encoding amino acid ABC transporter substrate-binding protein, with the protein product MPSDRGVAKDIALGASVQLTGPVANTGRYYRDAYQLAIDRINALGGVKVGNEAHKLTLKLYDNQSDVNLSVRQYTQLVSQDKVDFLLGPFASNFAIADSAVSEKYKIPMVQGGGASDQIFSRKFKYIFGTLAPASNYFGSTVEILKGLDPAPKSVALLYADDAFDVSVAEGTRPKLKKAGLTLVMDERYSTNATDFSSLLSQIRSKNIDAVLVAGHETEILNFVRQAKSLAVAPKMYSFTVGVPSEDFRKALGKDADYAFGMTAWLPSTDLKDRWFGDAAQFAAVYKAKFGYDPDYHAASGVADVEALVQAVEMAGTIDPEKVRNALSKVKFDSLYGPIAFNENGQIDLPQTVIQVQGDGLAAIYGVNGKIAQPRYPMPAWNAR